The Cloeon dipterum chromosome X, ieCloDipt1.1, whole genome shotgun sequence genome includes a window with the following:
- the LOC135947076 gene encoding uncharacterized protein LOC135947076 — translation MGVNIGMFELGGVNGIDLLRQIELAAEEDPVQMQNGFSAYDTCSGKKFDDECVTAEEIYKCGLKEAPDLVAKIVNNNNINESMLIPPLPCVPKLRSCWLSNSYPCVANQTAIDQIMNSINMTDDMGKFFNSSGKLYYIGRAKTTGIDVVAAFQRCCALGMRLYEPLNSPLDLMFVFGMSLPDEYRTSRAYLVGETERINQTHEVWCRSRNVLQDGVFSTVERFPCTESIIGVFSDISFVLKSRPNENIHNLYINRANIDDFASFICEKV, via the exons ATGGGTGTCAACATTGGAATG ttcgAATTAGGAGGAGTGAATGGAATTGATTTGTTGCGGCAAATAGAACTAGCGGCTGAAGAGGATCCTGTCCAAATGCAAAATGGATTCAGCGCTTACGACACATGCAGCggaaaaa AGTTTGACGACGAGTGTGTGACTGCTGAGGAAATTTACAAGTGCGGTCTGAAGGAGGCACCCGATCTGGTCGCAAAAATcgtaaacaacaataacatcAATGAATCCATG ctgatTCCACCGCTCCCGTGTGTTCCGAAGCTTCGATCCTGTTGGCTCTCGAATTCGTACCCCTGCGTCGCAAAC caaacgGCAATCGATCAAATCATGAACAGCATCAACATGACAG atgatatgggaaagttttttaattcgtcGGGAAAGTTATACTACATTGGAAGAGCTAAAACTACAGGAATT GATGTGGTTGCAGCTTTCCAACGGTGCTGTGCGCTTGGAATGAGACTTTACGAACCACTCAATTCTCCGCTGGATTTAATGTTTGTCTTTGGAATGTCTTTGCCTG ATGAGTACAGGACTTCACGTGCTTATCTCGTAGGAGAAACGGAGAGGATCAACCAGACGCACGAAGTGTGGTGCCGCAGCCGCAATGTTTTGCAAGACGGTGTATTCTCGACTGTGGAAAGATTTCCTTGCACCGAGTCCATAATTGGCGTTTTCAGCGATATATCTTTCGTCTTGAAGTCCAGGCCGAATGAGAACATTCACAACTTGTACATCAACCGGGCTAACATTGACGATTTTGCCTCTTTCATTTGCGAGAAAGTGTAG